The Qipengyuania aurantiaca genome contains the following window.
ACGCTGGCAGCGATCATCGTGCTGACCGCGCTCTTCGCGATGGCCAGGCCTGCCGAGACCATGCCGCTGATCATTGCGCTGACGGTGCTCGCCTTCCTCATCGGCTTCCTGCTGATCATCCCCATCGGCGGGGCGGACATGCCGGTCGTGGTCTCGATGCTGAACAGCTATTCGGGCTGGGCGGCGGCGGCGATGGGCTTCACGCTCGGCAATACGGCGATGATCATCACCGGCGCGCTGGTGGGTTCATCTGGCGCGATCCTCAGCTACATCATGTGCCGCGCGATGAACCGCAGCTTCATCAGTGTTATCGCGGGCGGCTTCGGCGCGGACGACAGCGGCGCAGGCGGCGGCGAGGCCAAGGAGCAGCGCCCCTACAAGCAGGGCAGCGCGGCCGATGCGGCCTTCATGCTCGAACAGGCGGAAAAGGTCATCATCATCCCCGGATACGGCATGGCCGTGGCGCAGGCGCAGCACGCGCTTCGCGAAATGGCCGACCTGCTTGAGGAAAAGGGCGTGGAAGTGAAGTACGCCATCCACCCCGTCGCCGGACGTATGCCGGGACACATGAATGTGCTCCTCGCCGAAGCCAGCGTCCCGTACGAGAACGTCTTCGAGTTGGAGGACATCAACTCCGAATTCGCGCAGGCCGACGTCGCCTTCATTATCGGCGCGAACGACGTGGTGAACCCCGCGGCCAAGTCCGACAAGTCCTCGCCCATCTACGGTATGCCCGTGTTCGATGTGGACAAGGCCAAGCAGGTCTTCTTCATCAAGCGTTCGATGGGCGGCGTAGGCTATGCCGGTGTCGACAACGATGTCTTCTACATGGACCAGACCATGATGCTGCTGGCGGATGCCAAGAAGATGGTCGAGGAAATCGTGAAGGCGCTCGACTGACATCATGCGCAAGGCAATCATCTGGATAGCCGTGCTGGCGATAGTCGGCATGGGCCTGTGGGGCTATTTCGGCGGGTTCGAACGGGTGACTGCGGGCCGTATCGAAAGCGCGCTGGTGACGCGCGGTGTGCCGCAGCCGGTCGCCGCCTGCATGGGCACGCGCCTTTCCGAACGCCTCACCATCTCGCAATTGCGTGATCTCGAACGTATCGGGGAACGCGAAGCCGAGGCAGGCCTGCCCACCAGCACGGTCGAATTCCTCGAACGCATCCGCTCGGTGGAGGACGCCGAACTGATCGAGGTGGTCGGCACTTCGGCCGCCATCTGCTCGTTCACGGCGCGTTAGACGCGCTTGCAATAGTCTCCCCGCTCGGCACTATGCCAGTTCTGAGAGGGAGAGACTCATGAAGCGCATTGCCATCTTCGCCGCCTTGCTGGCCGGGGCCAGCCCTCTGGCCGCCGAGGTCCACACCGTCACGCCGGGCGAGGGCGCGCAGGAGCGGTTGCAGGAAGCGCTGATCCTTGCCGAGCCGGGCGACGAGATCGTTCTTGAGGCAGGCCGCTACACGCTGACCGACGGGCTCAGCCTCGATGTCGACAATGTCACTGTGCGTGGGGCCGGGATGGACGGCACCGTACTCGATTTCACCACCCAGGCGGGCGCGGGCGAGGGCTTGCTCGTCACCAGCGACAACGTCACCTTGCGCGATTTCGCGGTCGAGAACCCCAAGGGCGACGGGATCAAGTCCAAGGGCGCGGATAACATCGTCTACCACCGCCTGCGCGTCACCTGGACGCGCGGACCGCACCCTGAGAACGGCGCCTATGCGATCTATCCGGTCGAAAGCACCGGCGTGCTGGTCGACGGGGTCAAGGTCACCGGCGCCAGCGATGCGGGCATCTATGTCGGCCAGTCCGACCGCATCACCGTGCGCAATTCCATCGCCGAGGCCAATGTCGCCGGGATCGAGATCGAGAACAGCCGCAACGCGCTGGTCGAGCATAATGTCGCCACCCGCAACACCGGCGGCATCCTCGTCTTCGACCTGCCCGACCTGCCCGTGATGGGCGGCGGCAATGTGATCGTGCGCCACAACCTTGTGGTCGCCAACGACACGCCCAATTTCGCGCCTCCGGGAAATATCGTCGCGGGTGTGCGGCGGGGCACGGGCATCATGGTGATGGCCAATGAGGACGTGTTGATCGAGGATAACATCCTCTCCGGCAATCCGACCGCACCGGTCATGGTGATCGCCTATGTCCAGCCCTATGACGACGAGCGGTACAACCCGCTCGCGCGCAATATCGTGGTGGGCGAGAACGCCTTCAACGGCGGCGGCTACGATCCGCAGCTCGACGGGGCGGAAATGCTGACGGCGGCCTTCGGAGGCGAATTGCCGCCGGTCATGTGGGACGGCCTCGGCAGCCTCTACGTGGCCGAGGGTACGCCGGGTTGGACGCTGAACCTGACCGAACAGGGCAAGGGGCTGGGCGGTGCGCGACCTGCGCCGCTCACGGTCGAACCGCCGGCCGGCGCTTTCGATGTCAGCGGCATCGGCGCTCCTGCCGAAATGGAGGCGCGGCTGGGCGGATGATCGGGCGGCTTCTCCTCGCACTTTCCGCGTGCTGCGCGGCAGCGGCGATGGCCATGCCGCCCGCCATGCCCATGAACGTGAGCTATGAGGCGATCCTTGGCGATGGCTATCCCAGGACGCTGTCGGAATACGGCTTCTTCCGCGAGACTGCCGAGCATACGCCGGTTCCGGGCGTCTTTCCCTATCGCCTCAACACGCCGCTCTATTCCGATGGGGCGGACAAACTGCGTTTCATGCTGCTGCCGATTGGCGACAAGTTCATCGCTTCGGGCGAGGGGCTGATCGATTTTCCGGTCGGCACGGCGCTGATCAAGACCTTTGCGTTCGGCGAGGGCGAGGGGCGGCGGCTCATCGAGACCCGCGTGCTGCTCCATCGGGAGAGCGGTTGGGTGGCCTTACCCTACGTCTGGAACGCGGAGCAGACCGACGCTACGCTGGCGCTGGCCGGGGCGCGGATCGACCTGACGACACCGAAGGGCGAGGCGTTCAGCTACCGCGTGCCGAACAAGAACCAGTGCAAGGAATGCCACGCCGTTGATGGTGCGGTGGTGCCCATTGGCCCGAAGGCGCGCAACCTGTCACACGAATTCCTTGCGGAACTGGTGAACCGGGGCGCGCTCGACACCGTTCCCCAAGGTGCTGATCAGCTCCCCGTGTGGGAAGACCGCGAGAGCGCGAGCGCAGCTTCTGCCGCCCGCGCCTATCTCGACGTGAATTGCGCGCATTGCCACAGGCCGGGCGCGACCGCTTCGAACAGCGGGCTGGACCTGCGATGGGAGCAGGACGATCCGAAGGCGCTCGGCGTGATGAAACGGCCGGTTGCCGCGGGGCGCGGGGCGGGTTCGCACCTCTTCGACGTGGTGCCGGGCAAGCCCGACCAGTCGATCCTGCTCCATCGGATGCTCAGCAACGATCCCGGGGTCGCTATGCCCGAACTCGGCAAGGCGACGGTGGACGAGGAAGGGACAGAGGCGGTGCGGCGCTGGATCGCGGAAATGCCGGCGCGCTGACTTTCCTACCCCAAGCCATGGGCGCTATGGGGAGGGGCATGAACGAAACGCCGACATACGCGAGGGAAGAGGCTGGAAGCCGTCCGGGAAATTCCTTTCCAGGACTGTGCTCCATGCGCTCCATCCTTAAGGCTAGAGCGCGCGAAACTGAACGGGGAGCGATCGAATGAAGTGGGTCTGGCGCGGATTGGGCGTGATTGCGGCGCTGCTGGTGGCGGCGTTCCTTGTGCTGCGGGTGCCCGACACCGATCCTGCCGAAATGCGCGCCAAGTATGGCACCGCGCCCTCGCAGTTCCTCGACATCGGCGAGGGGCGCGAGATCCATGTGCGCGACGAAGGCCCGCGCGATGCGCCGGTCATCGTGCTACTCCACGGCTCCAACGCCGACCTGCACACATGGCAGGAATGGGCCGAAATCCTGCGCGAGGACTTCCGTGTGATCCGCTTCGACCAGCGCGGCCACGGTCTCACCGGGCCTGCTCCCGACGACGACTACAGCGCCGAAGGCTTCGGCGTGGATATCGACGCGGTGACGGCCAAGCTCGGCGTCGACACCTTCACGCTTGCGGGCAATTCCATGGGCGGCGGGATCGCGATGGCTTACGCACTCGACAAGCCGTGGCGGCTCGATGCGCTGGTGCTGGTCGATGCAGGAGGCGCGCCCGTGAAGCGCGAGGGCGGGGGCAATCTCGCCTTCACCCTCGCCGGAATGCCGGTGGTGGGCGATGTGCTCAGCCAGTTGCTGCCGCGCAGCCTTGTCGCCAAGAGCCTCTCGCAAAGCGTCTCCAACCAGGAGGTGGTGACCGAGGAAGCGGTGACCCGCTATTGGGAACTGGCGCGCTATCCCGGCAATCGCGGCGCGACGCGCAAGCGCTTCTCTGCCCCGCGAACCGCCTTCGACCCGGCCGAGATCGCCCGGGTGAAGGTCCCGACGCTGGTGATGTGGGGCAAGGAGGACGCGCTGATCCCCTATGCTGCGGGCGAGTGGTACGCCGAGCACCTGCCGGGCGCGACGCTGGTCGCCTATGACGGGATCGGCCACATTCCCATGGAGGAGGCGCCTGAACGCAGCGCGACCGACCTGATGATCTGGCTCGGCGATGCGCTGGTGCCGCCCGAATTGCCGAAAGCCGAGAGAGATATGGAACCGGCGCAGGGCGAGGCCGTTCTATCCCCTTGAACATGAGGGGCCGCTCAGGGGGCGGCGCAGTTCTGCAAGAAGGGAGCGCCATTTGCGCACTTTGGGTCTCATCGGCGGGATGAGCTGGATTTCCACCCGCGCCTATTACGAACGGATCAACAAGATGGTCCAGAAGCGCGCCCAGCCGATGGCCAGCGCGCCCATGCTGATCGAAAGCCTCGACTATTCGCGCATCGCGGCCGCCAAGGGGCAGGACGATTGGGATGGCATCGCCTCCATCCTCGTCGAAAGCGCACGGCGGCTGGAAGCGGCCGGGGCGCAAGGCATCGTCATCGCCGCCAACACCATGCACAAGGTTTACGACCGCGTGGCGGAAGGCATCTCCATCCCCGTGCTGCACATCGCGGATTCGGTGGGCGAGGCCATGGCCGAGGCCAAGTGCGAGAACGCCGCGCTGCTGGGCACCCGCTTCGTGATGACCGAGAGCTTCTATCGCCAGCGGCTGGTGTCGCATGGCGTGGACCTCCTCCCGCCCGACCCGAACGATGTCGAGCTGGTCGATGGCATCATCTACAAGGAACTGATGCTGGGTCGCGTTACCCGCGATGCGGAGCGCGCGCTCAAGACGGTTATCACCATGAAGGACAAGGAAGGCGCGGACGCCATCGTGCTCGCCTGCACCGAGTTGGAGCTGGTGGTCGATACCGACGCCAACGTCCTGCCGGTATTCGATTCCACCGACATCCACTGCCGCGCGGCGACCGACTGGATCCTCGAAGAGGGCTGATTTTCCCGCAGCCTCGCACCTTCCTGCCGAAAAGCGTTGACGTTCGCTTTTCGTTCACGTTGTCGCGGCGAATCGGCTGACCTAAGCCTTGCCGCTCCATGGAAAGAGCTCCTTACGCCGCTGACCCAGCGCAATCGCGCGGACGTGAATTCGCCGAAGACCGCGACGGCGCGCGCGGCCCCCGCAGCGAATTCCAGCGCGACCGCGACCGGATCATCCACTCGATCGCCTTCCGCCGACTGCGCTCCAAGACGCAGGTATTCGTCGCGCCCGATGGCGACCACTACCGCACGCGGCTGACGCATAGCATCGAGGTCGCCCAGATCGGCCGCGTCATCGCCCGCGAGCTCGGGCTGGACGAAGACCTCACCGAAGCGCTCTGCCTCGGCCACGACATCGGCCATCCGCCCTTCGGCCATGCCGGCGAAAAGGCGCTGGAAGAAGCGATGGGACACGCAGGCGGTTATGACCACAACGCCCAAGGCATCCGAACGCTGGCGCGGCTTGAAAGCCCCTATCCCGATCACGTCGGTCTCAACCTGACATGGGAGACGCTGGAAGGGATGGCAAAGCACAACGGCCCCGTTAGCGCAGCCAATTGGGCCTTGTCCGAGATCGATGGCGACTTCCCGCTCGAACTCGGTGATTGGCCCTCGCTCGAAGCCCAGGTGGCCGCGGTGGCGGACGATATCGCCTATGACAATCACGACATCGACGATGGCCTTCGCGCCGGTTTCCTCGACCTCGACGACCTCATGGAGCTCGATTTCCTCGCCGACCAGTTCCGGCGCGTGGAACAGCGTTTCCCGAACGCCCCGCGCGACACGCAATTGCGCGAGCTCGTGCGCACCCAGATCGGCCTGATGGTCAACGATGTGATCGAGCACACCCGCGCCAATGTCGAAGGGATGGACAGCATCGGGCAGGTGCGCGGGGCGGGCAAGCAATTGGCCGGTTTCTCTCCCCGCCTCGCGGGCGAGGAGCGGCGGCTGAAGAAATTCATGTACCAGCGCCTCTATTACCATCCCGAGCAGATCCAGACCGCGGAAAAGGCGCGCGACGTGGTGGCGCGGCTCTTCGTCGCCTACCAGCAAGACCCGACGACCATGCCCGATGCCTGGCTCGAGCGCACGCCGAAGGACGACCCGGAAAAGAGCCGCCACATCGCCGATTTCATCGCCGGGATGACTGATCGTTTCGCCATCGAACAGTGCCGCCGGATTTACGGCCGCGCGCCGGAAGGCCTGTCCAATGTCTGAGGCGCTGCGCCTCTGCCTTGTCGGCGCGACCGGCCTCATCGGGGGCAAGGTCATGGAAGAATGCGTCGGGCGCGAGGACGTGCGCCTTCAGGCCATCGCACGCCGCGAAGCCAAGCTCCCGCAAGGCATCCGCATCGAATATTTCGTCGCCGACCCCGACAAGTGGAGCGAGGTCTTCGAGGCGCTCCGCCCAAAGGCTGTGATCTGCGCGCTGGGCACGACGTGGAAGAAATCGGGCGAGGACGAAGCGGCGTTTCGCGCGGTCGACAAGGATCTCGTGCTGGCGACCGCCAAGGCGGCCCTCGACAACGGTGTCGACCGTTTCGTGGCGGTCAGCTCGGTCGGGGCGGATGCCGCATCGAAGAACTTCTACCTGCGCGTGAAAGGCGAGACCGAGCGCGAGCTGACGCGGCTGCGATTCCCGCGTCTCGACATTCTGCGGCCCGGCTTGCTGATCGGCGACCGCGAGAACGACCGCCGTGTGGGCGAGCGCCTCGGCATTGCGGCAGCGCCAGTCGCCAACCTCTTCATGCATGGCAAGTATCGCCAGTATCGCGGAATCAAGAGCGAGATGGTGGCGAAGGCGGCGATTGCGCTCGCCAAACGCGCCGCACGCGGCCGCTTCGTCCATGACAACGACGCCATCCTGCGCGCAGCCAACACCCTGCCGGCGCTGGTCGAGAACTGAGGGGCACAGCCATGTGGACGACCGCTTTTGCCGCCGCCAATTTGCTCGCGCTCGTGATGTGGGCGGCGCTCATCCTATTGCCGCGCTGGCCGGCGCTGCTTGCTGCTGTGCTCTATCTCGGCATCGGCCTGCTCTGCCTCGCCTATGCCCTTGGCCTTGTCGGTATCCTGACAGGCGCGCTCGACCCGGTCGGTGGCAGCGGTGGGGCGAATTTCAGCACTATCGAAGGCGTGCGCTCCATCTTCGCCAGCGACGCCGGGGTGACCATCGGCTGGATCCACTACCTCGCCTTCGATCTCTTCGTCGGCCTGTGGATCGCGCGCGACGCCGATGCGAAGGGCTTTTCGAGGGTAGTACAGGCGCCGATCCTGTTGGTGACTTTCCTCGCCGGGCCGCTGGGCTTGCTGGTCTGGCTGGCGATCCGCGAGCGCCGGGCACGTGCGGGTGGGCGCTGGCAATAGGGTCCTTGCGCGCTTTCCCACGCATGGCATGATGCTCTTCGAGAGGAGAGCCGCATGTCAGAAGAGCCGAAGCTGAGTTTCGACCAGTTCATTCGTCACTGGGCCAAGGAGAGGCCGGGACACACGGCGCTCGAACAGGATGGCGCGGCCATCACTTTTGGCGAGTTCGAGGAGCGCAGCCGCAAGATCGTCGCCATGCTGGCGGCGCACGGCATCGCCAAGGGCGACCGGGTGGCCTGGCTGGGCAAGAATTCGCGGCTCTATTTCGAATTGTTCTATTCCGCGGCGCGCATGGGGGCGGTGATGGTGCCCATCGGCTGGCGGCTGGCCGCACCGGAAGTGGCCTTTATCCTCGGCGACACGGGCGCGAAGCTGCTCTTCATCGGCGAAGGGTTCGAAAAAGCAGCGGCCAAGGCCTGCGGGCAGATGGAAAGCCCGCCTGAGGTGATCTCCACGCCCGATGCGCAGGAGGCCATCGACAGCGCGGGGGCAGACGATTTCGAGCCCGCCGGTCCCGACGATGCCGTGCTCCAGCTCTACACCTCCGGCACGACCGGCAATCCCAAGGGCGCGGTGCTGACCAACCGCAACCTCTTCGCGCTGCGCGTGCCGAGCGAGGAGGAGGGCCAGCCCTGGTCCCATTTCGACGAGGACGAGGCGATACTTGTCTGCATGCCCTG
Protein-coding sequences here:
- a CDS encoding ABA4-like family protein, whose translation is MWTTAFAAANLLALVMWAALILLPRWPALLAAVLYLGIGLLCLAYALGLVGILTGALDPVGGSGGANFSTIEGVRSIFASDAGVTIGWIHYLAFDLFVGLWIARDADAKGFSRVVQAPILLVTFLAGPLGLLVWLAIRERRARAGGRWQ
- a CDS encoding deoxyguanosinetriphosphate triphosphohydrolase, which codes for MERAPYAADPAQSRGREFAEDRDGARGPRSEFQRDRDRIIHSIAFRRLRSKTQVFVAPDGDHYRTRLTHSIEVAQIGRVIARELGLDEDLTEALCLGHDIGHPPFGHAGEKALEEAMGHAGGYDHNAQGIRTLARLESPYPDHVGLNLTWETLEGMAKHNGPVSAANWALSEIDGDFPLELGDWPSLEAQVAAVADDIAYDNHDIDDGLRAGFLDLDDLMELDFLADQFRRVEQRFPNAPRDTQLRELVRTQIGLMVNDVIEHTRANVEGMDSIGQVRGAGKQLAGFSPRLAGEERRLKKFMYQRLYYHPEQIQTAEKARDVVARLFVAYQQDPTTMPDAWLERTPKDDPEKSRHIADFIAGMTDRFAIEQCRRIYGRAPEGLSNV
- a CDS encoding aspartate/glutamate racemase family protein; this encodes MRTLGLIGGMSWISTRAYYERINKMVQKRAQPMASAPMLIESLDYSRIAAAKGQDDWDGIASILVESARRLEAAGAQGIVIAANTMHKVYDRVAEGISIPVLHIADSVGEAMAEAKCENAALLGTRFVMTESFYRQRLVSHGVDLLPPDPNDVELVDGIIYKELMLGRVTRDAERALKTVITMKDKEGADAIVLACTELELVVDTDANVLPVFDSTDIHCRAATDWILEEG
- a CDS encoding alpha/beta fold hydrolase, coding for MKWVWRGLGVIAALLVAAFLVLRVPDTDPAEMRAKYGTAPSQFLDIGEGREIHVRDEGPRDAPVIVLLHGSNADLHTWQEWAEILREDFRVIRFDQRGHGLTGPAPDDDYSAEGFGVDIDAVTAKLGVDTFTLAGNSMGGGIAMAYALDKPWRLDALVLVDAGGAPVKREGGGNLAFTLAGMPVVGDVLSQLLPRSLVAKSLSQSVSNQEVVTEEAVTRYWELARYPGNRGATRKRFSAPRTAFDPAEIARVKVPTLVMWGKEDALIPYAAGEWYAEHLPGATLVAYDGIGHIPMEEAPERSATDLMIWLGDALVPPELPKAERDMEPAQGEAVLSP
- a CDS encoding SO2930 family diheme c-type cytochrome, giving the protein MIGRLLLALSACCAAAAMAMPPAMPMNVSYEAILGDGYPRTLSEYGFFRETAEHTPVPGVFPYRLNTPLYSDGADKLRFMLLPIGDKFIASGEGLIDFPVGTALIKTFAFGEGEGRRLIETRVLLHRESGWVALPYVWNAEQTDATLALAGARIDLTTPKGEAFSYRVPNKNQCKECHAVDGAVVPIGPKARNLSHEFLAELVNRGALDTVPQGADQLPVWEDRESASAASAARAYLDVNCAHCHRPGATASNSGLDLRWEQDDPKALGVMKRPVAAGRGAGSHLFDVVPGKPDQSILLHRMLSNDPGVAMPELGKATVDEEGTEAVRRWIAEMPAR
- a CDS encoding parallel beta-helix domain-containing protein, with translation MKRIAIFAALLAGASPLAAEVHTVTPGEGAQERLQEALILAEPGDEIVLEAGRYTLTDGLSLDVDNVTVRGAGMDGTVLDFTTQAGAGEGLLVTSDNVTLRDFAVENPKGDGIKSKGADNIVYHRLRVTWTRGPHPENGAYAIYPVESTGVLVDGVKVTGASDAGIYVGQSDRITVRNSIAEANVAGIEIENSRNALVEHNVATRNTGGILVFDLPDLPVMGGGNVIVRHNLVVANDTPNFAPPGNIVAGVRRGTGIMVMANEDVLIEDNILSGNPTAPVMVIAYVQPYDDERYNPLARNIVVGENAFNGGGYDPQLDGAEMLTAAFGGELPPVMWDGLGSLYVAEGTPGWTLNLTEQGKGLGGARPAPLTVEPPAGAFDVSGIGAPAEMEARLGG
- a CDS encoding NAD(P)(+) transhydrogenase (Re/Si-specific) subunit beta, which produces MDPPTVEAAVEVAAHAPVNPWVALAYLVSGVFFILALRGLSSPATSRAGNRFGMIGMLIAVVTTLVTHMPRKVGDVANSYVGPDFASLGEILVAIAIGAIIGITIARRIAMTAMPELVAAFHSLVGLAAVLVGWAAYLNPGAFNLLTSDGGIGAVSKVEMGLGIAIGAITFSGSVIAFLKLSGRMSGSPILLPARHVINLGTLAAIIVLTALFAMARPAETMPLIIALTVLAFLIGFLLIIPIGGADMPVVVSMLNSYSGWAAAAMGFTLGNTAMIITGALVGSSGAILSYIMCRAMNRSFISVIAGGFGADDSGAGGGEAKEQRPYKQGSAADAAFMLEQAEKVIIIPGYGMAVAQAQHALREMADLLEEKGVEVKYAIHPVAGRMPGHMNVLLAEASVPYENVFELEDINSEFAQADVAFIIGANDVVNPAAKSDKSSPIYGMPVFDVDKAKQVFFIKRSMGGVGYAGVDNDVFYMDQTMMLLADAKKMVEEIVKALD
- a CDS encoding NAD(P)H-binding protein translates to MSEALRLCLVGATGLIGGKVMEECVGREDVRLQAIARREAKLPQGIRIEYFVADPDKWSEVFEALRPKAVICALGTTWKKSGEDEAAFRAVDKDLVLATAKAALDNGVDRFVAVSSVGADAASKNFYLRVKGETERELTRLRFPRLDILRPGLLIGDRENDRRVGERLGIAAAPVANLFMHGKYRQYRGIKSEMVAKAAIALAKRAARGRFVHDNDAILRAANTLPALVEN